A region from the Nostoc sp. HK-01 genome encodes:
- a CDS encoding lipoxygenase-like protein, which yields MKPYLPQVDPNPNIRKDELVKNQTDYKFNHNYLAPIPVIDKVPHQELFSAEYTAKRLASMANLAPNMLAAKARNFLDPLDELEEYEELLTLLPKPAVMNNYKTDSCFAEQRLSGANPLAIQRIDSLPEKLGITNAHFQKSVGTESSLEAALKEGKLYLLDYPTLFDIKGGISQNLRKYLPKPQALFYWQSNGLPNGGSLRPVAIKLNNDPGTDGLIYTPDDPYLDWFLAKTSVQIADGNHQELGSHFAYTHAVMAPFCIATARQLAANHPIALLLKPHFRFMLFDNDLGRTHFLQPGGPVDEFMAGSLQESLTFVVKTYQEWSVEKFVFPTLMRNQNMDDPEILPHFPFRDDGILIWDAIQKFVTDYLQLYYQTSQDLSEDYELQNWARELVAQDGGRVKGMPEKIETVDQLIQIITVVIFTCAPFHSALNFSQYEYMAFVPNMPYAAYHPTPEKKGVDMQTIMKILPPFKQAADQVMWTHILTSYHHDKLGYYDEEFADPLAQELVVQFQQNLHDIERKIDIRNQTRPIPYDYLKPSQIINSINT from the coding sequence ATGAAACCATATTTACCCCAGGTAGATCCTAATCCTAACATCCGCAAAGATGAGCTAGTCAAAAACCAAACAGATTATAAATTTAATCACAATTATCTAGCTCCTATTCCCGTTATAGATAAAGTCCCTCACCAAGAATTATTCTCCGCAGAATATACGGCTAAACGCCTCGCTAGTATGGCAAATTTAGCACCAAATATGCTGGCTGCCAAAGCAAGAAATTTCCTTGACCCTTTAGATGAATTAGAAGAATACGAAGAACTATTAACGCTGCTACCTAAACCAGCAGTGATGAACAATTATAAAACAGACTCATGTTTTGCCGAGCAAAGATTATCAGGTGCGAACCCTTTAGCTATTCAAAGAATTGATAGTTTACCAGAAAAGCTTGGAATAACAAACGCCCATTTTCAAAAATCTGTCGGGACAGAAAGTAGTTTAGAAGCGGCTCTCAAAGAAGGTAAACTTTATTTATTAGACTATCCCACACTCTTTGATATTAAAGGTGGTATTTCTCAAAACCTGAGAAAGTATTTACCTAAGCCGCAAGCTTTATTTTACTGGCAGAGCAACGGTTTACCAAATGGTGGTTCCTTGCGTCCAGTAGCAATTAAATTAAATAATGATCCTGGGACAGATGGATTGATTTACACTCCTGATGATCCTTATCTAGATTGGTTTTTAGCAAAAACCTCTGTGCAGATTGCTGACGGAAACCATCAAGAATTAGGTAGTCATTTTGCTTATACTCATGCTGTTATGGCTCCTTTTTGTATTGCCACAGCACGCCAATTAGCAGCCAATCATCCCATTGCTTTACTACTAAAACCGCACTTCCGGTTTATGTTATTTGATAACGATTTAGGACGCACTCACTTTTTACAGCCAGGTGGGCCAGTCGATGAATTTATGGCTGGTTCTTTGCAAGAGTCTTTAACTTTTGTCGTGAAAACTTATCAAGAGTGGAGTGTCGAGAAATTTGTCTTCCCGACATTAATGAGAAATCAAAATATGGATGATCCAGAAATATTACCGCATTTTCCCTTTCGAGATGATGGAATATTAATTTGGGATGCCATTCAAAAATTTGTTACAGACTATCTGCAACTTTATTACCAAACTTCCCAAGATTTGAGCGAAGATTATGAATTACAAAATTGGGCAAGGGAATTAGTTGCTCAAGATGGTGGTCGCGTTAAAGGAATGCCAGAAAAAATTGAAACCGTAGACCAATTAATTCAAATTATCACGGTTGTAATTTTCACCTGCGCTCCTTTCCACTCTGCTTTAAATTTTTCTCAGTACGAGTATATGGCTTTCGTACCGAATATGCCCTATGCAGCTTATCATCCAACGCCAGAAAAAAAGGGCGTGGATATGCAAACGATTATGAAGATATTACCACCTTTCAAGCAAGCTGCTGATCAAGTAATGTGGACACATATTTTAACATCGTACCACCACGACAAATTGGGGTATTACGATGAAGAATTTGCTGACCCATTGGCACAGGAATTAGTGGTGCAATTCCAACAGAATTTGCATGATATAGAACGAAAAATTGATATTAGAAATCAAACTCGTCCTATACCTTATGATTACCTCAAACCTTCGCAAATTATTAACAGTATCAATACTTGA
- a CDS encoding peptidase S1 and S6 chymotrypsin/Hap → MRLSKITRSLRRLSTHIFAIFLGVLLTVSTLRVLPSQAEPAPSSAKVGDAPELIAQRQSPATAAIGNSSFVTAAVNRVGTAVVRIDTERTITRRRVDPFMEDPFFRQFFGDGYSQQLPPEQLRGLGSGFIIDKSGLVLTNAHVVDKADKVTVRLKDGRTFEGKVQGIDEVTDLAVVKINAGKDLPVAPLGSSNAVQVGDWAIAVGNPLGFDNTVTLGIVSTLKRSSAQVGISDKRLDFIQTDAAINPGNSGGPLLNDRGEVIGINTAIRADAMGIGFAIPIDKAKAIATQLERDGKVAHPYLGVQMVTLTPELAKQNNSDPNSTFEIPEVNGVLVMRVIQNSPAAKAGIRRGDVILQIDGQAITNAEQLQNFVENTNLGQSLQVKVQRGSQTQQLSVRTAELQNASS, encoded by the coding sequence ATGCGATTGTCCAAAATAACCCGTTCTCTACGTAGACTTAGTACCCATATTTTCGCCATATTTTTGGGAGTCTTGCTCACGGTTAGCACTCTGCGGGTGTTACCTTCCCAAGCGGAACCTGCACCCAGTTCAGCAAAAGTTGGTGATGCACCAGAATTAATTGCTCAACGCCAATCACCAGCTACGGCTGCTATTGGTAATAGTAGTTTTGTCACAGCAGCAGTGAATCGTGTTGGGACAGCTGTAGTGAGAATTGACACAGAACGCACAATTACTCGCCGTCGGGTCGACCCTTTTATGGAAGACCCATTTTTCCGGCAGTTTTTTGGTGATGGCTATTCTCAACAATTACCGCCAGAACAGTTACGCGGTCTCGGTTCTGGGTTCATTATTGATAAAAGTGGTTTGGTTTTGACCAATGCCCACGTTGTTGATAAAGCAGATAAAGTGACAGTTCGTCTCAAGGATGGTCGTACTTTTGAAGGCAAAGTTCAAGGTATTGACGAAGTGACAGATTTAGCGGTGGTGAAAATTAACGCTGGTAAAGATTTGCCCGTTGCACCATTGGGTTCTTCTAATGCTGTACAAGTAGGAGATTGGGCGATCGCAGTTGGTAATCCTTTAGGCTTTGATAATACAGTTACTTTAGGTATTGTCAGCACCCTCAAGCGTTCTAGCGCCCAAGTAGGAATTTCTGACAAACGCCTAGACTTTATTCAAACCGACGCAGCAATTAACCCCGGTAACTCTGGCGGGCCATTATTGAATGACCGTGGTGAAGTAATTGGCATTAACACCGCAATTCGGGCTGATGCGATGGGTATTGGCTTTGCTATTCCCATTGATAAAGCTAAAGCGATCGCCACACAACTGGAACGGGATGGTAAAGTTGCTCACCCTTATTTAGGTGTGCAGATGGTCACATTAACACCCGAATTAGCTAAACAAAATAACAGCGATCCCAACTCTACATTTGAAATCCCAGAAGTGAACGGGGTTTTAGTCATGCGAGTTATTCAAAATTCCCCAGCTGCTAAAGCAGGTATTCGCCGTGGTGATGTCATCCTGCAAATAGATGGACAAGCCATTACTAATGCAGAACAGTTGCAGAACTTTGTGGAAAACACCAACCTTGGTCAATCCTTACAGGTAAAAGTCCAACGAGGTAGTCAGACACAACAGCTATCAGTCCGCACTGCTGAGTTACAAAACGCTAGTTCGTAA
- a CDS encoding TPR domain protein: MVRWKIRGLRKWQFLPFIAGWTIIILTNVLWLSAASSTTAVQYPVNIAQTNTPNVTRANAQQVYGQGKELYQRGNQEGRSEYLLQAIAKFEQALVLYRQAGDRASEAFTLAYIGKIYSNFGDKYKALEYYQQSLAIDKNLGDKAGEATLLNNIGKIYSELGEKQKALDYYNQSLPLRQLVKDKAGQAITLGNIGTVYSFLGEQQKALDYYNQSLILKQQVGNKAAIASTLNSIGKTYSDLGEKQKALDYLNQSLPLFQQGGDKADNAIAISNIGKIYSELGEQQTALNYYNQSLPIFQQVGYKLGQAITLNNIGEVYFQLGEQQKALDYYNQSLPIYQQLRDKSREAHTIYNVATVKYDQGELNTALTEIEKVIKIVEDLRSKIDSQELRTSYFATVQNYYQFYIDVLMQLHKQQPEQGYAALALETSERSRARSLLELLSEANTDIRQGVEPKLLAQERKLQQQLDALEKRRIQLLQGNYTEEQVQALDQENEALLEAYQQIQAQIRATSPRYAALTQPQPLALAQIQQQVLDDNTLLLEYSLGKKRSYLWLVTNKSITSYELPKRADIETIVQKFRQEITMPYLKHSQSIDALSKIILAPVAQKLQKQRLAIVSDGALQYVPFASLTTGSGTQYEPLLLNHEIITLPSASILAILRSEHKERKSPPKTLVVLADPIFNRNDERLQNKAQVSHSPVLESNLDSLALSKSAADSDINFERLRFTRQEAEQILALVPVNQRKEAVDFHASRTTASSENLSQYRIIHFATHGILNSKHPELSGVVLSLFDPQGMPQNGFLRLRDVFNLNLKAELVVLSACQTGLGEEVKGEGLVGLTRGFMYAGSPRVVVSMWSVDDQATSELMKAFYKNMLKTGLTPAAALRKAQLEIWRTQKYVAPYYWAAFTLQGEWM; this comes from the coding sequence ATGGTTAGGTGGAAGATACGTGGCTTGAGAAAATGGCAATTTCTTCCATTTATAGCGGGTTGGACAATCATTATTTTGACTAATGTTTTGTGGCTTTCAGCAGCAAGTTCCACAACTGCGGTACAGTATCCGGTAAATATTGCCCAAACAAATACGCCGAATGTGACTCGTGCTAATGCTCAACAAGTATATGGGCAAGGAAAAGAATTATATCAGCGCGGAAATCAGGAAGGCAGATCAGAATATTTACTACAGGCGATCGCTAAATTTGAACAAGCATTGGTATTATATCGTCAAGCAGGCGATCGCGCTTCAGAAGCCTTTACTCTCGCTTATATTGGCAAAATTTACTCCAATTTCGGCGACAAATACAAAGCACTAGAATACTACCAGCAATCTCTAGCCATAGACAAAAATCTCGGTGACAAAGCCGGAGAAGCCACGCTCCTCAACAACATTGGCAAAATTTATTCAGAATTAGGGGAAAAGCAAAAAGCGCTGGATTATTACAACCAGTCTCTACCCCTAAGACAATTGGTAAAAGATAAAGCAGGCCAAGCCATAACTTTAGGTAATATCGGTACTGTTTACAGTTTTTTAGGTGAACAGCAAAAAGCATTAGATTATTACAACCAATCTTTGATTCTCAAGCAACAAGTAGGAAATAAAGCTGCGATCGCCAGTACCCTAAATAGTATTGGCAAAACCTACTCTGACTTAGGAGAAAAGCAAAAAGCGCTTGATTACTTGAACCAATCTCTACCACTATTTCAACAAGGGGGAGACAAAGCCGATAACGCCATTGCTATCAGTAATATCGGCAAAATCTACTCTGAGTTAGGTGAACAACAAACAGCGCTCAATTATTACAATCAATCTCTGCCCATATTTCAACAAGTAGGGTATAAATTAGGGCAAGCAATTACTTTAAATAACATTGGTGAAGTTTATTTCCAGTTAGGAGAACAGCAAAAGGCGCTGGATTATTACAACCAATCTCTCCCTATCTATCAACAATTACGGGACAAATCTAGAGAAGCTCATACTATCTATAACGTCGCCACTGTTAAATATGACCAAGGAGAATTGAATACAGCCCTGACGGAGATAGAGAAAGTGATCAAAATTGTTGAAGACCTCCGCAGCAAAATTGACTCTCAAGAACTCCGCACCTCATATTTTGCCACAGTACAAAATTATTATCAGTTCTACATTGATGTGTTGATGCAATTGCACAAACAGCAACCAGAACAAGGATATGCGGCTTTAGCACTAGAAACCAGCGAACGTTCCCGCGCCCGTAGTCTTTTGGAACTGCTGAGTGAAGCCAACACTGATATTCGTCAAGGTGTAGAGCCAAAATTACTTGCTCAAGAACGCAAGTTGCAGCAACAACTTGATGCTTTAGAAAAACGCCGCATCCAACTGTTACAAGGTAATTACACTGAAGAACAGGTACAAGCTTTAGATCAAGAAAATGAAGCACTTTTAGAAGCATATCAGCAAATCCAGGCACAAATTCGGGCTACCAGTCCCCGTTATGCCGCACTAACTCAACCCCAACCTCTCGCACTCGCGCAAATTCAACAGCAAGTCCTCGATGATAACACCTTGCTTTTAGAATATTCTCTGGGGAAAAAGCGCAGTTACTTGTGGTTAGTTACCAATAAAAGTATTACCAGTTACGAATTACCCAAGCGAGCAGATATTGAAACGATTGTGCAGAAGTTCCGTCAAGAAATCACTATGCCTTATTTAAAGCATAGTCAATCTATAGATGCTCTATCTAAAATCATACTTGCACCAGTCGCCCAAAAATTGCAAAAACAACGTTTAGCGATCGTCAGCGATGGTGCTTTGCAATATGTACCATTTGCGTCGCTGACAACGGGTAGCGGTACTCAATATGAACCATTACTGCTCAACCATGAAATTATTACTCTCCCATCAGCATCGATATTAGCTATCCTCAGAAGTGAACACAAAGAACGCAAATCTCCACCTAAAACATTAGTTGTGTTGGCAGATCCTATTTTTAATCGCAATGATGAGCGTTTGCAAAATAAAGCACAAGTATCGCACTCACCTGTGCTAGAAAGCAATTTAGACAGCTTGGCTTTAAGCAAATCAGCCGCAGACTCAGATATTAACTTTGAGCGTCTACGCTTTACACGCCAAGAAGCCGAGCAAATTCTGGCTCTTGTACCTGTTAATCAACGCAAAGAAGCTGTGGATTTTCACGCTAGTCGAACAACAGCAAGCAGCGAAAATTTGAGTCAATATCGGATAATCCATTTTGCTACTCATGGCATTCTCAATAGCAAACATCCAGAATTATCAGGAGTAGTATTATCGCTATTTGATCCTCAGGGAATGCCACAGAATGGCTTTTTACGCTTGCGCGATGTCTTCAACCTCAACCTCAAAGCAGAATTAGTAGTTCTCAGCGCCTGTCAAACCGGATTGGGAGAAGAAGTAAAGGGCGAAGGTTTAGTCGGGTTAACTAGAGGATTTATGTATGCAGGTAGCCCACGAGTGGTGGTAAGTATGTGGAGTGTTGATGATCAAGCAACATCAGAATTGATGAAGGCTTTTTACAAGAATATGCTAAAAACTGGATTAACACCTGCGGCAGCTTTAAGGAAAGCACAACTAGAAATTTGGCGCACTCAAAAATATGTTGCACCTTATTACTGGGCAGCTTTCACTTTACAAGGTGAATGGATGTAA
- a CDS encoding glycoside hydrolase, starch-binding protein: MYRFQVSAYTQTGESIALVGSTSELGLWDITRCIHLRTSADRYPLWWTDEIDIQPSGESGDGQSVEYKYVRFDAKSWGEWEGFGFNRWLPINHQYSGTIVVDDGAFGYLQPYPFGYTEQPTPVKQSLGEDNLKVVVIGSSVALGHKAWLLDGWVGQLEQALQQKYDHRVVNVSEVGANVSRTIARFGSVVTPEQPDVVIIALSLGNEGLAYCSPHERRAIQRRFESGLQQLVKMTRQLGARPILGSVYPNGDYSPEHYWLLQETHNRMLNWGVPILDWLAVLDNGQGRWRDGISFDPAHPNTIGHRLMYEAINLQLFDIDKAELARENQHFWQPNEIPIYLDNAGFYVCACIAEKGLRISNPSKYSYTIAPYWQEIQTVLQNTAGLLPGIYIAKNPQIGTLPFFAVQEDGAIATTVEILPGADVEYTASFNLFAPNNSQVLFYDGHLGILQKDEHHLWVINESDHEYNIHPMWKEVRNALKAMPAGVYEDPLHPEIPFRTMMIGNQGLESRVKLPPQSAVLFQYQCKLSDISRVAIVPLGDRCAVRMMLYKMEYDGPAFPFDLTRTTKIADIADIIENRFDDMWNPNFLHYNPEAGRIYHSKWSGLSFAHEVEETDDPVNDMSPVYERMRVRYTARSQRFWYTIENCDQALFVRTGIGDRGGVIDLLNKLEKQCQGKPFQLLLLSPQNSDEFLDIPNVLHYNVEFNPDLMYDDLEHWMYCTEIMRGILESLGISSKNLFWCPPNVPVKG; this comes from the coding sequence ATGTATCGATTCCAGGTTAGTGCATATACACAAACTGGTGAATCCATTGCTCTGGTTGGTTCTACTTCCGAGTTGGGATTGTGGGATATTACTAGATGTATTCACCTCCGCACCAGTGCCGATCGCTATCCTTTATGGTGGACAGACGAAATTGATATTCAGCCATCTGGAGAATCAGGCGATGGACAGAGCGTGGAATATAAATATGTCCGTTTTGATGCCAAAAGTTGGGGTGAATGGGAAGGTTTTGGGTTCAATCGTTGGTTGCCGATTAATCATCAGTATTCAGGTACTATTGTTGTGGATGATGGGGCATTCGGTTATTTGCAGCCTTATCCCTTTGGCTATACTGAGCAGCCAACTCCTGTTAAACAAAGTTTAGGAGAAGACAATTTAAAAGTCGTCGTCATTGGTAGTTCTGTCGCCTTGGGTCATAAAGCCTGGCTGTTAGACGGTTGGGTTGGACAACTAGAGCAAGCTTTACAGCAAAAATATGACCACAGAGTAGTCAATGTTTCCGAGGTGGGAGCCAATGTCAGCAGAACGATCGCCCGCTTTGGCTCAGTAGTGACACCAGAACAACCGGATGTTGTCATTATTGCCCTGTCGCTCGGTAATGAAGGATTAGCTTATTGTTCCCCTCACGAACGGCGAGCAATCCAAAGGCGGTTTGAAAGCGGGTTGCAGCAGTTGGTCAAAATGACGCGCCAACTAGGAGCGCGGCCGATTTTGGGAAGTGTCTATCCCAATGGTGATTATTCTCCTGAGCATTATTGGCTGTTACAAGAAACACACAATCGGATGTTAAATTGGGGTGTGCCGATTTTGGATTGGTTGGCAGTGTTAGATAATGGTCAGGGACGCTGGCGTGATGGTATATCTTTCGACCCGGCGCATCCCAACACCATTGGTCATCGCTTGATGTATGAGGCGATTAACCTGCAATTATTTGACATCGATAAAGCCGAATTAGCCAGAGAAAACCAACATTTTTGGCAACCGAACGAAATCCCCATTTATCTTGATAATGCAGGCTTTTATGTTTGTGCTTGTATTGCAGAGAAGGGTTTACGAATCAGCAATCCATCAAAATACAGTTACACCATTGCACCTTATTGGCAAGAAATCCAAACTGTATTGCAAAATACAGCCGGATTGCTCCCAGGTATTTACATTGCTAAAAATCCCCAGATAGGAACACTCCCCTTCTTTGCTGTGCAGGAAGATGGCGCGATCGCCACAACCGTAGAAATACTCCCTGGTGCTGATGTCGAATATACTGCATCATTTAATCTATTTGCGCCGAACAACTCCCAAGTTTTGTTCTATGATGGGCATTTAGGAATTTTGCAAAAAGATGAACACCACCTCTGGGTAATCAACGAATCAGACCACGAGTACAACATCCATCCCATGTGGAAAGAGGTGCGAAACGCCCTTAAAGCAATGCCAGCAGGTGTTTATGAAGACCCGCTGCATCCTGAAATTCCTTTCCGTACAATGATGATTGGCAATCAGGGACTAGAAAGTCGGGTGAAACTCCCACCCCAATCTGCGGTGTTATTTCAATATCAATGTAAATTATCAGACATTAGTAGAGTAGCAATTGTCCCCTTAGGCGATCGCTGTGCTGTGCGAATGATGCTGTATAAAATGGAATATGACGGCCCAGCTTTTCCCTTTGACCTTACCCGCACCACCAAGATTGCAGACATCGCAGATATCATCGAAAATCGTTTTGATGATATGTGGAACCCCAACTTCCTGCATTACAATCCAGAAGCAGGTAGGATTTACCACAGCAAATGGTCTGGTTTGTCCTTCGCCCATGAAGTTGAAGAAACAGACGACCCTGTAAATGATATGTCTCCTGTTTATGAACGGATGCGAGTGCGCTATACAGCACGTTCCCAAAGATTTTGGTACACAATTGAAAATTGCGACCAAGCACTTTTTGTCCGCACTGGGATAGGCGATCGCGGTGGCGTGATAGATTTGCTGAATAAACTAGAAAAACAATGCCAAGGTAAACCATTTCAACTTTTGCTGCTTTCCCCCCAAAACTCTGATGAATTTTTAGACATCCCAAATGTGCTGCATTACAATGTCGAGTTTAATCCCGATCTTATGTATGACGACTTAGAACATTGGATGTACTGCACAGAGATTATGCGCGGAATTCTAGAATCTCTGGGTATTTCCAGCAAAAACCTGTTTTGGTGTCCCCCCAACGTACCCGTTAAAGGATGA
- a CDS encoding saccharopine dehydrogenase — MTAKVLLYGATGYAGKLIAETAKSQGVDLILAGRNQSTLVLAAEKLNFEFRVFSLDDSQAIAQSLQDVTVVLNCAGPFAKTAKSLVDVCLQTQTHYLDIAGEVPEFQALAARDTEAKNAGIMLLPGVGFGVVPTDCLAVYLKSQLPTANTLTLIYETEGGVSQGTANTVLPSLHEMGVVRTAGKLIPARPAEKKRQVDFGAGVVTAVTNPWRADIVTAFHSTGIPNIETYAVFPNPVSFLMESSQYLGWLFSSSLFQSTLANLIKKLPPGPSEAERAKGKVGVVGIAEDKSGRQVTATLIGPEAYNFTALSAVVVLQHIIKGEVKPGFQTPANVYGADLVLEIPGVQRFNSTPVVV, encoded by the coding sequence ATGACCGCAAAGGTGTTATTGTATGGTGCGACTGGCTATGCAGGGAAATTGATAGCGGAAACTGCAAAAAGTCAGGGTGTAGATTTAATTTTGGCTGGACGAAATCAAAGTACGTTGGTATTAGCGGCGGAAAAGTTAAACTTTGAATTTCGTGTTTTTAGTTTGGATGATTCTCAGGCGATCGCACAATCTCTCCAAGATGTTACAGTTGTCCTCAATTGTGCAGGGCCTTTTGCCAAAACTGCCAAATCACTGGTTGATGTCTGCTTGCAAACTCAAACCCATTATTTAGATATCGCTGGGGAAGTTCCGGAATTTCAAGCTTTAGCCGCACGGGACACGGAAGCGAAAAATGCCGGAATCATGCTACTTCCTGGTGTCGGGTTTGGTGTCGTCCCGACTGATTGTCTTGCAGTTTATCTTAAATCTCAGTTACCAACCGCCAACACTCTCACATTAATCTATGAAACTGAAGGCGGTGTTTCTCAAGGAACTGCTAACACTGTTCTGCCCAGCTTACATGAAATGGGTGTAGTCAGAACAGCAGGTAAATTGATTCCGGCTCGACCAGCCGAGAAAAAACGTCAAGTTGATTTTGGTGCTGGTGTTGTCACAGCGGTAACTAACCCCTGGCGTGCTGATATTGTCACTGCATTTCACAGCACTGGAATTCCGAATATTGAGACTTACGCCGTTTTTCCCAACCCTGTAAGTTTCCTCATGGAAAGCAGCCAGTATTTAGGCTGGTTATTTAGCTCATCACTGTTTCAAAGCACCTTAGCTAATTTAATTAAAAAATTACCCCCAGGGCCAAGTGAAGCAGAACGCGCTAAAGGTAAGGTTGGAGTTGTCGGTATTGCGGAAGATAAATCTGGTCGTCAAGTCACAGCGACACTTATCGGCCCGGAAGCATACAATTTTACGGCTTTATCTGCTGTAGTAGTTCTCCAACACATCATCAAAGGTGAAGTAAAGCCAGGATTTCAAACCCCAGCTAATGTTTACGGCGCTGATTTAGTATTAGAAATACCAGGAGTTCAGCGATTTAACAGTACACCTGTGGTTGTTTAA
- a CDS encoding periplasmic binding protein/LacI transcriptional regulator: protein MNVKKQAMAATLLSIVSGTLVSCSNISPNGNTAINTEAKNVTDINTQTTVGDRNTKLRSVGVTLGDLSNPFFVVMAKGAEKEAKKIGGNDVRVTVVSSGYDLNQQFNQIENFVAANTDIIILNAADSKGIRPAVEQARKAGKIVIAVDTGVDAEVDATVTTNNLQAGEISCQYIADRLKGKGNVVIVNGPPVTSVIQRVDGCLKVLAKYPNIKILSKDQNAEGSRDGGLRVMSDILVTFPKIDAVFAINDPSGVGVDLAANQAKRSEFFIVGVDGAPEAIEAIASNDSLYAATATQNPSGMTQTAVRVGNDILNGKKPKSPDILIPAKLITKENVSTSTGW, encoded by the coding sequence ATGAATGTGAAAAAACAGGCGATGGCAGCGACCTTATTAAGTATTGTCAGTGGTACTTTGGTCAGCTGTAGTAATATTTCTCCCAATGGCAACACAGCCATTAACACTGAGGCCAAAAATGTTACTGATATAAATACTCAGACCACCGTAGGCGATCGCAATACTAAATTACGATCTGTTGGTGTGACGCTAGGCGATTTAAGTAACCCTTTCTTTGTTGTCATGGCCAAAGGCGCGGAGAAAGAAGCGAAAAAAATTGGTGGTAATGATGTCAGAGTCACCGTTGTTTCTAGCGGATATGACCTAAACCAGCAATTTAATCAAATTGAAAACTTCGTGGCGGCGAATACTGACATTATTATTCTGAATGCGGCTGACAGTAAAGGTATCAGACCAGCAGTTGAGCAAGCCAGAAAAGCAGGCAAGATTGTCATTGCGGTAGACACAGGCGTAGACGCAGAGGTAGACGCTACCGTCACCACGAATAACTTGCAAGCCGGAGAAATTAGTTGTCAATATATTGCCGATCGCCTCAAAGGTAAAGGCAATGTAGTTATAGTTAACGGGCCGCCAGTAACTTCCGTCATTCAGCGCGTTGATGGCTGTTTGAAAGTTTTAGCTAAATATCCCAATATCAAAATCCTGTCTAAAGACCAGAACGCCGAAGGTAGCCGGGATGGTGGACTCAGAGTGATGAGCGATATCCTAGTAACTTTTCCCAAAATTGATGCTGTTTTTGCCATCAACGATCCTAGTGGCGTGGGAGTTGATTTAGCCGCCAACCAAGCCAAACGCAGCGAATTTTTCATTGTGGGAGTTGACGGTGCGCCAGAAGCAATCGAAGCGATCGCCTCTAACGATAGCTTATATGCGGCAACTGCGACTCAAAATCCCAGCGGTATGACGCAAACAGCAGTTCGGGTAGGAAACGATATTTTAAACGGCAAAAAACCGAAATCACCCGACATTTTGATTCCCGCCAAGTTGATTACAAAAGAGAACGTCAGTACATCAACTGGTTGGTAA
- a CDS encoding transcriptional Regulator, LacI family protein: MTKRKISIEDIARKAGVSHSTVSRALRDSPLISSKVREEIKRLAQEMNYVPNAIAQSLQNQRTYTVGVIVTSIADPFFGELVEGIEQVARLAGLNVLLNASHGDFDQEIAAIENFHYRRVDGILVADSRIGKHYTQQLTQFTVPTVLINIDTEDQSKTFHSVAIDDRLGGCLAVEHLLDLGHIRIGYLGVGDGSKADQQRLEGYRMALNQAGLPQNTNWVAIPQRDEQAISDIDIGKKMLPQLIAAGITGIFCYNDMVAVGALLACKELGISVPENLSLVGFDNIALASYITPPLTTVSQRMVEMGESAMTMLLDLFEGKAVDNILLSPFLVKRESTATISKAKKSVITLR, from the coding sequence ATGACTAAACGAAAGATTTCTATTGAAGATATTGCTCGCAAAGCAGGTGTTTCTCATTCCACGGTTTCACGCGCTTTACGAGACAGTCCGTTGATTAGTTCTAAGGTGCGGGAGGAAATCAAAAGACTGGCGCAGGAAATGAACTATGTACCAAATGCGATCGCTCAAAGTTTACAAAATCAGCGAACTTATACCGTTGGGGTAATTGTCACATCCATAGCTGATCCCTTTTTTGGCGAACTAGTAGAGGGAATTGAACAAGTTGCGAGACTTGCTGGCTTAAATGTGTTGTTAAATGCTTCACATGGAGATTTTGATCAGGAAATAGCCGCTATTGAGAATTTTCATTACCGCCGAGTAGACGGAATTTTAGTCGCCGACTCACGCATAGGTAAACACTACACTCAACAGTTAACCCAATTTACTGTGCCAACAGTTCTCATTAATATCGATACAGAAGATCAAAGCAAAACATTTCACTCAGTCGCCATAGATGACCGCTTAGGTGGCTGTTTAGCTGTAGAACATCTCCTAGATTTAGGACATATTCGTATCGGTTATTTAGGTGTAGGTGATGGTAGCAAAGCAGACCAACAGCGCCTAGAAGGTTATCGAATGGCTTTGAATCAAGCAGGTCTACCACAAAATACTAACTGGGTCGCAATTCCCCAGCGGGATGAGCAAGCAATCAGCGATATTGATATCGGTAAAAAAATGCTACCGCAATTAATAGCCGCTGGAATAACTGGCATATTTTGCTACAACGATATGGTAGCAGTTGGCGCTCTCTTAGCCTGTAAAGAACTGGGTATTTCAGTACCTGAAAATTTGAGCCTGGTGGGATTTGATAATATTGCTCTGGCCAGTTACATTACCCCACCACTCACAACAGTTAGTCAACGTATGGTAGAAATGGGCGAGTCGGCTATGACTATGCTGCTGGATTTATTTGAGGGGAAAGCTGTAGACAATATTCTTCTCTCTCCGTTTTTAGTTAAAAGGGAGAGTACAGCAACAATTAGTAAAGCAAAAAAATCAGTGATTACATTGAGGTAA